Part of the Solwaraspora sp. WMMA2065 genome is shown below.
CGACGACTGCGCCGCCACCGACGACTGCGCCACCGGTCAACACGCTTATCGTCGCGACCAACGGAAACGACGCGAATCCTGGCACACTCGGGGCTCCACTGGCGACCCTGGCTCGGGCGGTGACCCTGGCTTCCCCCGGCACGACGATCGCCATGCGGGGCGGCACCTACCAGTTCAGCACCAACGTGCGAATCATGAAGGACGGCACATCAGCCAACCCGTACACGATCACCAGCTACAACCGGGAGCGGGTGGTTCTCGACGGGGAGAACCTGCCGCACACCCCGGCCCCGGTCGGTGGCAGCATCCCCAACCTCGAGCGTGGCGTGCTGCACATGGAGGCCGACCACTGGCGGGTACGTGACCTGGAAATCATTCACGGGCCATACGCCATCTTCTGCCGCGACTGCAGCAACAACGTCTTCGAACGTCTCGTTACCCGCGACAACTACGAGTCCGGCCTGCAGATTCAGGGCGCCGCGAGCAACAACCAGGTGATCAACCTCGACTCGTACGGCAACCGGGATCCACGCAAGAACGGCGAGAGCGCCGACGGCCTGGCCATCAAGGAGGGCTCCGGCAACGGCAACGTGGTACGCGGAGCCCGGCTGTGGAACAACTCCGACGACGGTTTCGACGCCTGGGAGTTTGCCTCTCCGATCCTCGTCGAGGACTCTGCGGCCTGGGGTAACGGCTTCAACCGATGGGGTCTGCCCAACTACAGCGGCGACGGCAACGGGTTCAAGATGGGCGGCGGTGACCCCGACCCGGCAGCGAACCACACCATCCGTAACAGCTTCTCGTTCAGTAACGCGGTGAGCGGGTTCATCGACAACGGCAACCCGGGCACCATCACGGTGGACCGCACCACGGCCTGGAACAACGGCGACAGCGGGTACAAGTTCGCGAACTCGACCTCGCGGTTGACCGCGAACCTCGCGGTCAGCAACGGGGCGGGGGTGTCGCTGGGCAACTCCACGGCGACCGGGAACTCGTGGAACATCAAAAGCTCCTGGAGCAACTCGGATCTGCTCAGCACGGATCCTTCGGTGCTGATCGGGCCGCGCGCCACGGACGGCGGGATTCGGAGCTCCGCCTTTCTGCAACCACGCAGTTACCCGAACCTCGGAGCACGTAGCTGACGGACGGACGGGGAAATCAGCATTCTATAGCAAATGCACCAAATCACCGTACGCCTGGCGGGTCCTGCACCCGCCGGGCGTACGGCATGTTGTCGTCGACGGGTTGGCGATATATCGTCGGTGTATCGACAAAGCATCGTTGGAGGCAGCCATGAAGTTCCACCACCGGTTCCACGGCGGACCGCAGGCATGGATGCGGGGCGGATTCGGATTCCCGCCGTTCGGTCCCGGTCCCGGCCCCGGCTTCGGTCCCGGTCCCGGTCCCGGTCCCGGCTTCGGCGCAGGGCCGGGCGGCGGCCCGTGGCGGGGCCGGGGCGGCGGCCGCGGCCGCCGCCGGCCGAACGTGCGTGCCGCCGTGCTCGCCCTGCTCGTCGAAGGACCAATGCACGGGTACGAGATGATCCGGGAACTCGACTCCCGCACCGGCGGTGCCTGGCGACCGAGCCCGGGATCGATCTACCCCACCCTGCAACTGCTCGAGGACGAAGGGCTGGTCGTCGGGACCGTGGACGCGGCCGGCGGCAGCCGCCGGCAGTACGCGTTGACCGACGCCGGCCGCCCCGAGGCCGAGCAGGCCGCCGAGCAGGCGCCGTGGACGCAGTTCGCCCCGGAAACCGTGGAGAGCTGGCACGACGTGCGCGAATCCGGTATGCAGACGTTGCACGCGCTGCGCCACGTGATGATGAACGGCACCGCCGAGCAGCGGGAGCGGGCCCTGGCCGTACTCGACGAGACTCGCCGCAAGCTGTACGCCATCCTGGCCGACTCCGAGTAGGTCGCCGGTCACCGCAGGATTCGTAGGGATCGGCTGTCGATCCGGCGGCCCGCCGATCGTCGTCATGGCGTACGGCAACGCCACTACCTGCGAGGAGCCCGACATGAAGTACATGCTGTTGTTCGTCAGCCCGCCGACCGACGGCCCGGACCAGGCCGGGGCGCAGTGCACGGTCGAGGACTGGATCGCCTACGACAAGCAGATGAAGGACGCCGGCATCTGGGTCAGCGGCAACGCCCTGGCGGACCTGACCACCTGCACTTCGGTCAAGGTCGACGCAGACGGTCAACGGATCGTCACCGACGGCCCGTTCGCTGAGAGCCGCGAGGTGCTCGGCGGCTACGACATCATCGACGTACCGGACCTGGACGTCGCGCTGGACTGGGCGGCCCGCTCGCCCGGTGCCCGGGACGGGGGATCGGTGCAGGTGCGTCCGGTCGCCGAGTTCGGGATCTGATCCCCCGATGGCCGGCGTCGAATCGCCCGACGACCCCGCCGCGCCCGCGAGGGGTGCCGATCCGGAAACGGCGAGGGGTGCCGATCCGGAAACGGTGCGGGGTGCCGATCCGGAAACGGTGCGGACCTCGGTGGCGGCCGTGTTCCGCGAGGAGCACGGCCGGCTGCTCGCCACCCTGGTCCGCCGCTTCGGTGACCTGCACCTGGCCGAGGAGGTGGCGGCCGAGGCCGTCGAGGCGGCTCTGACGCACTGGCCGGTCTCCGGCGTGCCGACCCGCCCCGGGGCGTGGCTGCTGACCACCGCCCGGCGTCGCGCGGTGGACCGGATCCGCCGTGACCGGACGCTGGCGCTGCGCCTGGCGGTGCTGCAGGCCGAGGCGGACCGGGCCGACCCGGCGCCGGCCGCCGACATCGACCCCGACCTGCCCGACGACCGGCTCGCGCTCTTCTTCACCTGCGCCCACCCGGCGTTGCCCGCGCCGGACCGGGTGGCGCTGACCCTGCGCCACCTCGGCGGGCTGACCACCGCCGAGGTGGCCCGGGCCTTCCTCGTGCCGGAGGCGACGATGGCCCAGCGGATCGTCCGGGCGAAACGCAAGATCCGCGACGCGCGCATTCCGTTCCGGGTGCCCGGTGTCGACGAGTTGCCGCAGCGACTCCCCGGCGTGCTGCAGGCGGTGTACTCGATCTTCACCGAGGGCTACGCGGCGAGCTCCGGTCCGCACCTGCAGCGCCTCGACCTGGCCGAGGAGGCCGTCCGGCTGGCCCGCATCCTGCACCGGCTGCTCCCGACCCAACGGGAGACCGCCGGCCTGCTCGGGCTGCTGCTGCTGGTCCACGCCCGTCGGCACGCCCGGACCGGCCCGGACGGGGCGCTGGTGCTCCTCGACGAGCAGGACCGGCGGCGGTGGGACCGACCGATGATCGCCGAAGGCTGCGGGCTGGCCCGTACGGCGTTGACCGGTGGCCCGCCCGGACCGTACGGGCTGCAGGCCGCGATCGCCGCGTTGCACGACGAGGCCGCCGACGTCGCCGGCACCGACTGGCCGCAGATCGTCGCCCTGTACGACGTACTGGCGCGGATCGCGCCCTCGCCGGTGGTCGACCTGAACCGGGCGGTGGCGGTGGCCATGCGCGACGGCCCGGCCGCCGGGCTGGCCATTCTCGACGAGCTGGCCGCCGACCCTCGGCTGCGCTCGCACCACCCGTTCCCGGCGGCCCGGGCCGAGCTGCTGCAGCGTCTCGGCCGGTACGCCGACGCGGCCGACGCCTACCGGCAGGCGCTGGAGCTGGCCGGCACCGAGCCGGACCGGGAGCACCTGCGGAGTCGGTTGGCTGCGGTACGGGCGGCGACCGCCGCGACGGACTGAGCCGGTCCCGGCGCCCGGTCCCGTCACCTCCCGACGGTGTCGGTCCGTTCGCCGAGACTGACGGCAGACCTTTCTTCCTCGGCCGAGTAAGCAGCTGAATACGTGTTCGGTGGATCGTTGACACTCTGCGAAGAGATAAGTCAGACTTTTGCCGGGAGGTCGACATGAGCGAGCTGCGACGACTGGCGGTCATCAACTCCGACGCGAAACGGGCCCCGGTCCTGCCCGATCCACCTGGACTCGTCACCGAACTGCTCGACCCGCGCCTGCGGCGGTTCGCCCGTACCCCCTACGAACACCTGCTCACCGAGGTCGGCACGGTCGACGTCGCCGAGGCGGCGATCGCCGCCGGCTGCGACGCCGTCTACATCGACACGTTCGGCGACTACGGCGTGGACCGGCTGCGGGCGGCCACCACGGTGCCGATCGTCGGTGCCGGCGAGGCGACACTGGCCTGGGCCGCCGCACTCGGTCGGCGGTTCAGCATCGTCACCGTCTGGCCGGCCTCGATGGACTACCTCTACGCGCAACGACTGGCCACCTGCCCCGGTGGCGAGCTCGCCGCCGGCGTGCACTACCTCTCC
Proteins encoded:
- a CDS encoding DUF6596 domain-containing protein, with amino-acid sequence MAAVFREEHGRLLATLVRRFGDLHLAEEVAAEAVEAALTHWPVSGVPTRPGAWLLTTARRRAVDRIRRDRTLALRLAVLQAEADRADPAPAADIDPDLPDDRLALFFTCAHPALPAPDRVALTLRHLGGLTTAEVARAFLVPEATMAQRIVRAKRKIRDARIPFRVPGVDELPQRLPGVLQAVYSIFTEGYAASSGPHLQRLDLAEEAVRLARILHRLLPTQRETAGLLGLLLLVHARRHARTGPDGALVLLDEQDRRRWDRPMIAEGCGLARTALTGGPPGPYGLQAAIAALHDEAADVAGTDWPQIVALYDVLARIAPSPVVDLNRAVAVAMRDGPAAGLAILDELAADPRLRSHHPFPAARAELLQRLGRYADAADAYRQALELAGTEPDREHLRSRLAAVRAATAATD
- a CDS encoding cellulose binding domain-containing protein, coding for MTRHLRRPAWPVAAVATVALTAGMTAVTTLSASAASGCQVTYTVAAQWPGGFGANLAVTNHGAPINGWTLSWTFAAGQAITQSWGFTADPASGTVVLRNVSYNASIPTGGTVTGGFNGTWNNSSNPVPTTFTLNGTVCNGPVPTSPPPTTAPPPTTAPPPTTAPPPTTAPPPTTAPPPTTAPPVNTLIVATNGNDANPGTLGAPLATLARAVTLASPGTTIAMRGGTYQFSTNVRIMKDGTSANPYTITSYNRERVVLDGENLPHTPAPVGGSIPNLERGVLHMEADHWRVRDLEIIHGPYAIFCRDCSNNVFERLVTRDNYESGLQIQGAASNNQVINLDSYGNRDPRKNGESADGLAIKEGSGNGNVVRGARLWNNSDDGFDAWEFASPILVEDSAAWGNGFNRWGLPNYSGDGNGFKMGGGDPDPAANHTIRNSFSFSNAVSGFIDNGNPGTITVDRTTAWNNGDSGYKFANSTSRLTANLAVSNGAGVSLGNSTATGNSWNIKSSWSNSDLLSTDPSVLIGPRATDGGIRSSAFLQPRSYPNLGARS
- a CDS encoding aspartate/glutamate racemase family protein; translation: MSELRRLAVINSDAKRAPVLPDPPGLVTELLDPRLRRFARTPYEHLLTEVGTVDVAEAAIAAGCDAVYIDTFGDYGVDRLRAATTVPIVGAGEATLAWAAALGRRFSIVTVWPASMDYLYAQRLATCPGGELAAGVHYLSDETELDLVGTDSGVKARMGRGETDVVAAITEACLRAADADGTDLIFFGCTCMTPVVEEVGHRTGIEILDPSVVGLRAGHAAALAATGAPARTGRLGAVTALVDAYLGVDATAGASCSVDADGCEVCAVTSASAS
- a CDS encoding PadR family transcriptional regulator gives rise to the protein MKFHHRFHGGPQAWMRGGFGFPPFGPGPGPGFGPGPGPGPGFGAGPGGGPWRGRGGGRGRRRPNVRAAVLALLVEGPMHGYEMIRELDSRTGGAWRPSPGSIYPTLQLLEDEGLVVGTVDAAGGSRRQYALTDAGRPEAEQAAEQAPWTQFAPETVESWHDVRESGMQTLHALRHVMMNGTAEQRERALAVLDETRRKLYAILADSE
- a CDS encoding YciI family protein — encoded protein: MKYMLLFVSPPTDGPDQAGAQCTVEDWIAYDKQMKDAGIWVSGNALADLTTCTSVKVDADGQRIVTDGPFAESREVLGGYDIIDVPDLDVALDWAARSPGARDGGSVQVRPVAEFGI